In one Echinicola marina genomic region, the following are encoded:
- a CDS encoding GDSL-type esterase/lipase family protein has product MKYKIIIHTLLLILTISSVSLAQNLPNYWNTIQGFKKQDSLHTPPKKAILFVGSSTFTKWRNMQDAFPKHTVINRGFGGSQLPDVKLYFEETVFPKKLKQIVIYAGDNDIAAGNSPEVVLKRFQEVESLIRKDLPKVEISFVSIKSCPGRSKYIPQVEKANALIKAFLSDRKHVSYIDTNSATLNKAGDPMKGIYVKDGVHLNSKGYDIWANVMEPYLK; this is encoded by the coding sequence ATGAAATATAAGATTATAATCCACACACTGTTATTGATATTGACAATTTCATCAGTGAGCCTAGCACAAAATTTGCCCAATTATTGGAATACAATTCAAGGGTTTAAGAAACAAGACAGTTTACATACTCCTCCAAAAAAGGCCATATTATTTGTAGGTAGTTCTACTTTTACCAAATGGAGAAATATGCAAGATGCTTTTCCAAAACATACTGTCATCAATCGAGGGTTTGGAGGATCACAATTACCGGATGTTAAGTTGTATTTTGAGGAAACTGTATTCCCTAAAAAATTAAAGCAAATTGTTATTTATGCAGGAGATAATGATATAGCCGCTGGAAATAGTCCTGAAGTAGTATTAAAGCGATTTCAAGAAGTAGAAAGTCTCATCAGGAAGGATCTTCCAAAAGTTGAAATTTCTTTTGTTTCCATAAAATCTTGTCCGGGAAGGTCAAAGTATATACCTCAGGTTGAGAAGGCCAATGCGCTTATTAAAGCGTTTTTGAGTGATAGAAAGCATGTTTCTTATATTGATACCAATTCTGCGACACTGAACAAAGCGGGAGACCCAATGAAGGGGATATATGTAAAAGATGGTGTACATCTTAATTCAAAAGGGTACGATATATGGGCAAATGTAATGGAACCTTACCTTAAATAA
- a CDS encoding plasmid mobilization protein — protein sequence MGARKKSRLKQVESRIPEKRYQELVNLLSKSQNVTMSALIRDILSNKSIVCKTHDETYELLLDQMQSIQMEIHSIGVNINQVTRYFNSLKDPLRKKALVKQVEKQLSLVGNKMEELERVLQKSFR from the coding sequence ATGGGGGCAAGGAAAAAATCAAGGCTCAAGCAGGTGGAGTCAAGGATACCTGAAAAACGGTACCAAGAATTGGTCAACCTGCTTTCTAAGTCTCAAAATGTTACCATGAGTGCCCTGATCAGGGATATTCTATCTAATAAAAGCATTGTTTGTAAAACCCATGATGAAACCTATGAACTGTTGCTCGATCAAATGCAATCCATTCAAATGGAGATCCATTCCATAGGAGTAAACATCAATCAGGTAACCCGATATTTCAACAGCCTGAAAGACCCTTTACGGAAAAAGGCTTTGGTAAAACAAGTGGAAAAGCAGTTGTCCTTGGTAGGAAACAAAATGGAAGAACTCGAAAGGGTTTTACAAAAGTCCTTTCGGTAA
- a CDS encoding relaxase/mobilization nuclease domain-containing protein — protein sequence MVARISLGRNILGLLYYNEDKVKEKKASVLMANGFGTNGESGSLKYKNQRFLYYTQKNSRAKLNAFHVSLNFSPKDQLDEAQKAFIAQEYMNRIGFGSQPYLVYEHMDAGHPHLHIVSTNITREGKRIETHNLGREKSEKARKELEKELGLVVAEQQKEQVLSIQPLESLKYGKKESKAAIGNIITEVMRTYSYGSIGEFASILRQFNIVLIQGEKGTKMYENKGLAYSALDNKGKRIGVPIKASAFYSKPTFSRLQKRMEHSKMKKEALVSTTRNKVFGALKISKGKGKGAFEENLKMAGLAADFHYSKDGKVFGLTIIDHVNRSAFKASELSRSLSGQKVYAQLHPKEGDKKLTKVTVNPPRYEKGPFRYSTNKDGPNADPYLWKEDGKGALASFISKVEAILRPEWEELADPFDKRKKRRKRRKKL from the coding sequence ATGGTAGCCCGGATCAGCTTGGGAAGAAATATCCTTGGCCTGTTGTATTATAATGAGGATAAGGTGAAGGAAAAAAAGGCGAGCGTTTTAATGGCCAATGGTTTTGGAACAAATGGGGAAAGTGGCTCACTGAAATATAAGAACCAAAGGTTTCTCTACTATACTCAAAAGAATTCCAGGGCCAAGCTGAATGCCTTTCATGTTTCCCTGAACTTTTCACCTAAAGATCAATTGGATGAGGCCCAAAAGGCCTTTATCGCACAGGAATATATGAATCGTATCGGTTTTGGAAGCCAGCCCTATTTGGTCTATGAACATATGGATGCCGGACACCCGCACCTGCATATTGTCAGTACCAATATTACGCGGGAAGGAAAGCGAATAGAAACGCATAATCTCGGAAGGGAGAAATCTGAAAAAGCCCGAAAGGAACTGGAAAAAGAGCTGGGCTTAGTGGTGGCGGAACAACAAAAAGAACAGGTGCTAAGTATCCAGCCTTTGGAAAGCCTGAAATATGGAAAGAAGGAAAGCAAAGCTGCAATAGGCAATATTATCACGGAGGTAATGAGGACTTATTCCTATGGCTCGATTGGTGAGTTTGCTTCCATATTGCGGCAATTCAATATTGTATTGATTCAGGGAGAAAAGGGAACCAAGATGTATGAAAATAAGGGCTTGGCCTATAGCGCATTGGATAATAAGGGAAAACGGATTGGTGTCCCCATTAAAGCAAGCGCCTTTTATTCGAAACCAACCTTCTCCAGACTCCAAAAGAGGATGGAGCACAGCAAAATGAAAAAGGAGGCTTTGGTTTCAACCACTCGAAATAAGGTGTTTGGAGCCCTGAAGATTTCCAAAGGGAAGGGGAAAGGGGCATTCGAGGAAAATCTTAAAATGGCTGGTTTGGCAGCTGATTTTCATTATTCCAAAGATGGGAAGGTTTTTGGCCTTACTATCATAGATCATGTCAATAGATCTGCTTTCAAGGCATCGGAATTATCCAGATCGCTAAGTGGCCAAAAGGTCTATGCCCAGCTTCATCCAAAGGAGGGGGATAAAAAACTGACTAAAGTGACGGTTAATCCACCTAGGTATGAAAAGGGGCCTTTTCGTTATTCCACAAATAAGGATGGGCCAAATGCAGATCCTTATTTGTGGAAGGAAGATGGTAAGGGCGCTTTAGCTTCTTTCATAAGTAAGGTCGAAGCAATTTTGCGTCCAGAATGGGAGGAGCTAGCCGATCCTTTTGATAAAAGGAAAAAGAGGAGAAAACGAAGAAAAAAACTTTGA
- a CDS encoding YWFCY domain-containing protein, producing MIKGKRGENEEKNFDMATGENTQALSKILELTRKASLAVLMIHLYLELPILFDRWGLVKPLWDNFIQKVGELPFLGNTLYAKSLSLGLLFISHMGAKGKKDIKVKWSSALICLFLGGNLFLFSNYWRRLTMDPLTLEFSYGISMIIGYLMVLWGGGRLSRFLKDQGSKGVFNRENETFPQEERKLVNAYSINLPAKYQLKNKIRNSWINIINPFRALLVLGTPGSGKSYFVIRHVITQHIAKGFSMFVYDFKYDDLSRIAYNALIKNKGAYKILPSFYTINFDDLEHSHRCNPLEPSTMLDITDASESSRTIMMGLNREWIKKQGDFFVESPINFLTAVIWFLKKYQKGKFCTLPHVIEMMQVDYDKLFSVLRTEPEIEVLINPFVSAYLQGAAEQLEGQIASAKITMARLSSPQLYYVLSESEFTLDINHPKEPKVVCMGNNPQKQQVYGAVLSLYISRITKLVNQKGKLKSSLIFDEFPTIYFNGMDNLIATARSNKVATCLGVQDYSQLKKDYGSQAVESRDWGIVNWEGSSVRGLRGDIEGTSRRRGGNV from the coding sequence TTGATAAAAGGAAAAAGAGGAGAAAACGAAGAAAAAAACTTTGACATGGCCACAGGAGAAAACACGCAGGCGTTGAGTAAAATTTTGGAACTTACCCGAAAGGCCAGTCTAGCAGTATTAATGATCCATTTATATTTGGAGCTTCCCATTCTCTTTGATCGGTGGGGCTTGGTAAAACCACTTTGGGACAACTTTATCCAGAAAGTGGGCGAGCTGCCATTTCTGGGAAATACACTTTATGCCAAATCCCTGTCCCTGGGCCTGCTTTTTATCAGTCATATGGGAGCAAAGGGTAAAAAGGATATAAAGGTGAAATGGTCCTCTGCATTGATTTGCCTTTTTCTGGGCGGGAATCTCTTTTTGTTTTCAAATTATTGGAGGAGACTGACAATGGATCCTTTGACCTTGGAATTTTCTTATGGTATTTCCATGATTATCGGCTACCTGATGGTGCTATGGGGAGGAGGGAGGTTGTCCAGATTCCTGAAAGACCAAGGCAGCAAAGGTGTCTTCAACAGGGAAAATGAAACCTTCCCCCAAGAGGAAAGAAAGCTGGTCAATGCCTATTCCATAAATCTGCCAGCCAAATACCAACTGAAAAATAAAATCAGAAACAGCTGGATCAATATCATCAACCCTTTCCGTGCATTACTGGTACTGGGGACACCCGGATCGGGGAAAAGTTATTTTGTGATCCGTCATGTGATAACCCAGCATATTGCCAAGGGTTTTTCCATGTTCGTCTATGACTTTAAATACGATGACCTATCAAGGATTGCCTATAATGCACTGATCAAAAACAAAGGAGCCTATAAAATACTTCCATCGTTCTATACCATCAATTTTGATGACCTGGAACATAGTCACCGCTGCAATCCCCTTGAACCTTCTACCATGCTGGATATCACTGATGCCAGTGAATCTTCCCGAACCATTATGATGGGACTCAACAGGGAATGGATAAAAAAGCAGGGGGACTTCTTTGTGGAATCCCCCATCAATTTTTTGACTGCGGTCATCTGGTTTTTGAAGAAATACCAAAAGGGTAAATTTTGCACCCTGCCCCATGTCATTGAAATGATGCAAGTGGATTATGATAAGTTGTTTTCTGTATTAAGAACGGAACCGGAAATAGAAGTGCTGATCAATCCATTTGTTTCGGCTTATCTCCAAGGGGCTGCCGAACAACTGGAAGGGCAGATTGCCAGTGCCAAGATCACCATGGCCAGGCTTTCCTCACCACAGCTTTATTATGTGCTTTCTGAAAGTGAATTTACCCTGGATATCAATCATCCCAAGGAACCCAAAGTAGTCTGCATGGGCAACAATCCCCAAAAGCAGCAGGTATATGGAGCAGTGTTGAGTTTGTATATTTCAAGGATTACCAAGCTGGTCAACCAAAAGGGAAAACTAAAATCCAGCCTGATTTTCGATGAATTTCCCACCATTTATTTTAATGGTATGGATAACCTGATCGCAACGGCCCGGAGCAATAAAGTGGCAACTTGTTTGGGGGTACAGGATTATAGCCAGCTAAAAAAAGATTATGGCAGCCAGGCTGTCGAATCGAGGGATTGGGGAATTGTGAATTGGGAGGGGAGTTCGGTAAGGGGACTAAGAGGAGATATAGAGGGAACATCGAGGAGACGTGGTGGGAACGTCTAG
- the katG gene encoding catalase/peroxidase HPI, with amino-acid sequence MENNSGSRGYDVNDGSSKCPFSGGAPKKSAGGGTNNLDWWPDRLRVDILRQHSSLSNPMDDNFNYAEAFKSLDYEGLKKDLHALMTDSQDWWPADFGHYGGLFIRMAWHSAGTYRIGDGRGGAGAGQQRFAPLNSWPDNASLDKARRLLWPIKQKYGKKISWADLMVLAGNVALESMGFKTFGFGGGREDVWEPEQDVYWGSEKSWLEDKRYSGERDLEDPLAAVVMGLIYVDPEGPNGNGDPVSAAIDIRETFGRMAMNDEETVALIAGGHSFGKTHGAADPSKYIGPEPEAAPIEAMGFGWKNTYGSGKGPDAITGGPEVIWTQTPTQWSNYFFENLFKYEWEMTKSPAGAKQWVAKDAEESIPDAFDPSKKHRPTMLTTDLSLRFDPEYEKISRRFYENPDEFADAFARAWYKLTHRDMGPLNRYLGPEVPKEELIWQDPIPALDHKVVDEQDIVSLKSKILSSGLSVAQLISTAWASASTFRGSDMRGGANGARIRLEPQKDWEVNNPAELSKILKIYEGIQSDFNGGQSDGKKISIADLIVLGGCAGLEKAAKDGGHQIKVPFTPGRMDASQEQTEIDTFTYLEPVADGFRNYRRTRFDVSTEALLIDRAQLLTLTSPELTVLIGGLRVLGINYDGSKHGVLTHKPGVLSNDFFLNLLDMGTEWRPVSEDNKEVFEGRDTKTGEVKWTGTRADLVFGSNSELRAVAEVYACQDSNEKFVRDFVAAWDKVMNLDRFDLD; translated from the coding sequence ATGGAAAACAACAGTGGATCTCGAGGTTATGATGTAAATGACGGCAGCAGTAAATGTCCCTTTTCGGGCGGAGCCCCTAAGAAAAGTGCTGGTGGAGGAACCAATAATTTGGACTGGTGGCCAGACCGACTGAGGGTGGATATCTTAAGGCAGCATTCGTCCTTGTCCAACCCAATGGATGATAATTTCAATTATGCGGAAGCTTTCAAAAGTCTGGACTATGAAGGATTGAAAAAGGATTTACATGCATTGATGACGGATTCCCAAGACTGGTGGCCGGCAGACTTCGGGCATTATGGAGGACTTTTTATTAGAATGGCGTGGCACAGTGCTGGGACTTATCGTATCGGTGATGGCCGTGGAGGAGCGGGAGCTGGACAGCAGCGTTTTGCTCCCCTGAACAGTTGGCCGGACAATGCCAGTTTGGATAAGGCCAGGAGGTTGTTATGGCCCATTAAGCAGAAGTATGGTAAGAAGATTTCCTGGGCTGACCTAATGGTTCTGGCCGGTAATGTAGCATTGGAATCTATGGGCTTTAAAACCTTTGGCTTTGGCGGAGGCCGTGAAGATGTGTGGGAGCCAGAGCAAGATGTCTATTGGGGATCTGAAAAATCCTGGCTGGAAGATAAAAGATATTCAGGGGAAAGGGATTTGGAAGATCCATTGGCTGCCGTGGTCATGGGCTTGATTTATGTAGATCCTGAGGGGCCAAACGGTAATGGAGACCCTGTATCTGCGGCAATAGATATTCGGGAGACTTTTGGAAGAATGGCCATGAATGATGAGGAAACTGTGGCCTTGATCGCCGGGGGGCATTCTTTTGGAAAAACTCATGGAGCAGCAGATCCAAGCAAGTACATCGGGCCTGAGCCGGAAGCCGCTCCAATCGAAGCCATGGGCTTTGGCTGGAAAAATACGTATGGATCAGGAAAGGGGCCTGATGCGATTACCGGTGGTCCCGAGGTTATTTGGACCCAAACCCCCACACAATGGAGTAATTACTTTTTTGAAAACCTTTTCAAATATGAGTGGGAAATGACCAAAAGTCCCGCAGGTGCCAAACAGTGGGTAGCCAAAGATGCCGAGGAGAGCATTCCTGATGCTTTTGATCCCTCTAAAAAACATCGGCCAACTATGTTGACAACAGACCTGTCCTTGCGTTTTGATCCTGAATATGAAAAAATTTCAAGACGATTCTACGAGAACCCTGATGAGTTTGCAGATGCTTTTGCCAGGGCCTGGTATAAACTGACTCACCGTGATATGGGGCCATTGAACAGGTATCTCGGACCGGAAGTGCCCAAAGAGGAATTGATCTGGCAAGACCCCATTCCTGCCTTGGACCATAAGGTGGTAGACGAGCAGGATATAGTGTCATTAAAGTCCAAAATATTGTCTTCCGGTTTATCTGTTGCTCAGCTAATTTCTACTGCTTGGGCTTCTGCCTCTACATTCAGAGGTTCTGATATGCGTGGAGGAGCCAATGGCGCCCGAATTCGTTTGGAACCGCAGAAGGATTGGGAAGTAAACAATCCTGCAGAATTGTCCAAGATTCTAAAGATATATGAAGGTATTCAGAGTGACTTTAATGGAGGGCAGTCTGATGGAAAGAAAATCTCCATAGCGGATCTTATAGTGCTGGGAGGCTGTGCAGGATTGGAAAAGGCTGCGAAAGATGGAGGCCATCAAATTAAAGTACCATTTACTCCTGGCCGAATGGATGCTTCCCAAGAACAGACGGAGATTGATACATTTACCTATCTTGAGCCGGTAGCGGATGGTTTTAGGAATTACAGGAGAACCCGTTTCGATGTGTCCACGGAGGCCTTACTGATAGATAGGGCCCAGTTGCTAACTTTGACCTCACCAGAACTTACAGTGCTCATTGGTGGCTTGCGCGTGTTGGGGATTAATTATGATGGGTCAAAACACGGTGTGCTTACCCATAAGCCAGGCGTACTTTCCAATGATTTTTTCTTGAACCTTCTGGATATGGGGACTGAGTGGCGTCCGGTGTCTGAAGATAATAAGGAAGTCTTTGAAGGTCGCGATACCAAAACAGGAGAGGTAAAATGGACTGGTACCCGGGCAGATTTGGTTTTCGGTTCCAACTCTGAGTTGAGGGCTGTGGCGGAGGTTTATGCTTGTCAGGACTCCAATGAGAAGTTTGTCAGGGACTTTGTGGCAGCATGGGACAAGGTGATGAACTTAGATCGATTTGATTTGGACTAA